One Vibrio sp. 16 genomic window carries:
- a CDS encoding dipeptide ABC transporter ATP-binding protein: MSLLEVKNLRIEYPSRHGVHAAVKSLSFNIERGEIVGVVGESGAGKSTVGNAVIDLLSPPGRIASGDVYLDGELISGLSPEQMRSVRGSKIGFIFQDPMTSLNPLFTVEQQLKETIHANMKVSDEEAYKRALSLMQQVGIPQPENRLKQYPHQFSGGMRQRVVIAIALAGEPDLIIADEPTTALDVSIQDQILSLIRDLCIKNNVGCMLVTHDMGVVSNVTDRVAVMYRGDLVEFGPTAKVLGNPDHSYTRSLISAVPRSDMKLDRFPLVSYIEEAHEMEPLDVKNHWLGQSQDHREYTGSLLTVENVNLRFVTKDSLFESRREYVQASNNVSFEVFEGETFGLVGESGSGKSTIARVIAGLYEPNSGKVTFEGIDLTSLKSEKERRPLRRQMQMVFQNPYTSMNPRMKIFDIIAEPIRFHKLTNSEAETRQIVNDLLDHVGLGQMAGVKYPHEFSGGQRQRISIARALATRPRLLICDEPTSALDVSVQAQILNLLKDLQDELNLTMLFISHDLPVIRQMCDRVGVMQMGKLLEVAPTEQLFNSPQHEYSKQLISLMPEFTGLREEVKTA; this comes from the coding sequence ATGTCACTTTTAGAAGTAAAAAATCTTCGCATCGAGTACCCATCACGTCATGGTGTGCATGCGGCTGTTAAGTCACTGTCGTTCAATATTGAGCGCGGTGAAATTGTGGGTGTTGTTGGGGAATCTGGCGCGGGTAAGTCTACCGTGGGTAATGCCGTGATTGACCTTCTCAGCCCTCCAGGCCGCATCGCAAGTGGTGATGTCTATCTCGACGGCGAGCTCATCTCAGGTCTTTCACCAGAACAAATGCGCTCTGTTCGTGGTTCAAAAATAGGCTTTATTTTCCAAGACCCGATGACTTCGCTAAACCCTCTATTCACTGTCGAACAACAACTGAAAGAAACCATCCATGCCAATATGAAGGTGTCGGATGAAGAGGCTTACAAGCGCGCGCTTTCTTTAATGCAGCAAGTAGGTATTCCACAACCTGAAAACCGTTTAAAACAATACCCTCACCAATTTTCTGGCGGCATGCGTCAGCGTGTGGTTATTGCGATTGCACTGGCTGGCGAGCCTGATCTTATCATCGCTGATGAACCGACCACGGCACTTGATGTTTCCATCCAAGATCAGATTTTGAGTTTGATTCGCGATCTATGTATCAAGAACAATGTGGGTTGTATGTTGGTAACCCACGATATGGGGGTAGTGTCGAATGTGACGGATCGCGTGGCGGTTATGTACCGTGGTGATTTAGTCGAATTTGGCCCAACAGCGAAGGTGCTTGGCAACCCGGATCATTCTTATACTCGCAGTCTTATTTCAGCAGTGCCGCGTTCAGATATGAAGCTGGATCGCTTCCCACTGGTTAGCTACATCGAAGAAGCACACGAGATGGAGCCGCTCGATGTTAAAAATCACTGGTTAGGGCAGAGCCAAGATCACCGTGAATACACAGGCTCTTTGTTGACTGTCGAGAATGTAAATCTACGCTTTGTCACCAAAGACTCGTTGTTTGAGAGCCGCCGTGAATACGTACAGGCATCGAACAATGTTAGTTTTGAAGTCTTTGAGGGTGAAACGTTTGGTCTTGTTGGAGAGTCGGGTTCTGGTAAGTCGACCATTGCACGAGTGATTGCCGGTCTATACGAACCAAACTCGGGCAAAGTGACGTTTGAAGGGATCGATCTGACGTCGTTAAAATCTGAGAAAGAGCGTCGACCACTTCGTCGCCAGATGCAGATGGTATTCCAAAACCCGTATACCTCGATGAACCCGCGAATGAAAATCTTCGATATCATCGCTGAGCCTATTCGTTTCCATAAGCTGACTAACAGTGAGGCGGAAACCAGACAGATCGTTAATGATCTCCTTGATCACGTCGGCTTGGGTCAGATGGCGGGAGTGAAATATCCGCACGAATTCTCTGGCGGTCAAAGACAGCGTATCTCTATTGCTCGCGCTTTGGCGACCCGCCCTCGTTTGCTGATTTGTGATGAGCCAACGTCAGCTTTGGACGTTTCAGTACAAGCGCAAATCCTCAACCTGTTGAAAGACTTACAAGATGAGTTGAACCTCACCATGCTGTTCATTAGTCACGACTTGCCTGTCATTCGTCAGATGTGTGACCGTGTTGGCGTGATGCAAATGGGGAAACTACTGGAAGTAGCACCTACTGAGCAATTGTTCAACTCGCCTCAGCATGAGTACAGCAAGCAACTGATTTCTTTAATGCCAGAATTTACTGGCTTAAGAGAAGAAGTAAAAACGGCTTAA
- a CDS encoding efflux RND transporter periplasmic adaptor subunit yields the protein MKKWTFFMLIIAILLFGSVIGVNLYKQQMVADYMANRPEPEFPVTVTDVQPVDWVPVIEAIGFIEPNQGVTVANETSGVIDKISFDSGTQVEEGQPLVLLDSEVEKANLKSAQAKLPAAEAKYKRYQGLYKKGSISKEAYDEAEANYFSLQADIESLKAAIDRREIKAPFAGVVGIRNVYLGQYLQSGTDIVRLEDTSVMRLRFTVPQTDISRISLEQEVDIFVDAYPEIAFKGSISAIEPAVDIQSGLIQVQADIPNSDGKLRSGMFARANIILPKLENQVTLPQTAITFTLYGDNVYIVSEKDGEKRVTQQVVKVGERTQDIAHILEGVKPGDVVVTSGQVRLSNHAKVRVVESDATTPPAETPML from the coding sequence ATGAAAAAGTGGACTTTCTTCATGTTGATTATCGCAATACTGCTGTTTGGCAGTGTGATAGGTGTCAACCTCTATAAGCAGCAGATGGTTGCTGACTACATGGCAAATCGCCCTGAGCCTGAGTTCCCTGTTACAGTAACAGACGTTCAGCCTGTTGATTGGGTTCCTGTCATTGAAGCGATCGGTTTCATCGAACCTAACCAAGGGGTTACGGTTGCCAACGAAACAAGCGGCGTCATCGACAAGATTTCGTTTGACTCCGGTACTCAGGTGGAAGAAGGCCAACCTTTGGTGCTGCTGGACTCCGAAGTTGAAAAAGCAAACTTGAAGAGCGCTCAAGCGAAACTGCCTGCTGCAGAAGCGAAATACAAGCGCTATCAAGGCCTGTACAAGAAAGGCTCTATCTCTAAAGAAGCGTATGATGAAGCGGAAGCTAATTACTTCTCACTTCAAGCAGATATTGAGAGCCTAAAAGCGGCGATCGATCGCCGTGAAATTAAAGCGCCGTTTGCAGGCGTGGTTGGTATCCGTAATGTGTATCTCGGTCAGTACCTTCAATCGGGTACCGACATCGTTCGCCTAGAAGACACCAGCGTGATGCGCCTACGTTTCACTGTTCCTCAAACCGATATCTCTCGCATCAGCCTAGAGCAAGAGGTGGATATCTTCGTCGACGCTTACCCAGAAATTGCCTTTAAAGGATCAATTTCAGCGATTGAGCCTGCCGTTGATATCCAAAGCGGTCTGATCCAAGTTCAAGCAGATATTCCAAACAGCGACGGTAAACTTCGCAGCGGTATGTTCGCTCGTGCCAACATCATCCTACCTAAATTGGAAAATCAGGTCACGCTGCCACAAACGGCTATCACGTTCACGCTGTACGGTGACAATGTCTACATTGTCTCTGAAAAAGATGGCGAAAAACGGGTAACACAACAAGTAGTGAAAGTGGGCGAACGAACTCAAGATATCGCACACATTCTAGAGGGCGTTAAGCCAGGTGACGTTGTTGTTACTTCAGGCCAAGTTCGTCTAAGCAACCACGCAAAAGTTCGTGTAGTAGAAAGCGATGCAACTACTCCACCAGCTGAAACACCAATGCTGTAA
- the ubiK gene encoding ubiquinone biosynthesis accessory factor UbiK: MFDPKKLEQIAKQIHESMPAPVKELGADVDQKVRQVIQGQLNKLDVVSREEFDVQTQVLLRTRQKLTEMEKKLADLEEKLAGK; encoded by the coding sequence ATGTTTGACCCAAAGAAACTAGAGCAGATTGCTAAACAGATTCATGAGTCGATGCCAGCGCCAGTTAAAGAGCTTGGTGCGGACGTCGACCAAAAAGTTCGCCAAGTCATCCAAGGCCAACTAAACAAACTCGATGTTGTCAGCCGCGAAGAGTTCGATGTGCAAACTCAAGTCTTGCTACGCACTCGTCAAAAGTTGACTGAAATGGAAAAGAAACTGGCTGACCTAGAAGAAAAACTGGCTGGCAAGTAA
- a CDS encoding TetR/AcrR family transcriptional regulator has protein sequence MSNNTQVDKREQILHAAEKLIAVSGFQGLSMQKLANEAGVAAGTIYRYFSDKEHLLDEVRLMVSKRIADAVQAGVSDDMPLKERYRKMWINIWNLAASNIDTISNRAQYESLPCAHKHTTRKLEREMFSQVERMFVEGKEQGVFKPLDNEILSGLSFEASVALARKHALGFYQLNDDALDAAIEASWDAIINH, from the coding sequence ATGTCTAATAACACCCAGGTAGATAAACGCGAACAAATCCTTCACGCGGCGGAAAAGCTGATTGCAGTGTCTGGTTTTCAAGGACTCTCAATGCAAAAGCTCGCCAATGAGGCAGGCGTGGCCGCGGGTACAATCTACCGTTATTTCTCAGATAAGGAGCACCTCCTTGATGAAGTACGTTTAATGGTTTCAAAACGCATTGCTGACGCTGTACAAGCTGGAGTCAGTGATGACATGCCTTTAAAAGAGCGCTACCGCAAAATGTGGATCAATATTTGGAATTTAGCCGCTTCAAATATTGATACCATCAGCAATCGCGCTCAATATGAGTCTTTACCCTGTGCACATAAGCACACAACAAGAAAACTCGAACGCGAGATGTTTTCTCAAGTCGAGCGGATGTTTGTTGAAGGTAAAGAGCAAGGGGTCTTTAAACCACTCGATAACGAAATTTTGTCAGGGCTGAGTTTTGAAGCCAGTGTTGCACTGGCTCGAAAACATGCTTTGGGATTTTACCAACTGAACGACGACGCGTTAGATGCCGCGATCGAAGCCAGTTGGGATGCAATCATTAATCACTAA
- a CDS encoding c-type cytochrome, protein MDMSRKILTALVAAVTFSSASFAANVSQEEYDAIAERIAPVGDVYLAGAEPVKAEPTGPRDGATVYGTFCIACHASGVSGAPKTGDAGDWAPRIAQGRDVLNNHAINGFNAMPAKGSCMDCSDDEIIAAIDHMIKGL, encoded by the coding sequence ATGGATATGTCTCGAAAAATCTTAACCGCTTTGGTCGCTGCAGTTACTTTTTCTAGCGCCTCTTTCGCAGCTAACGTAAGCCAAGAAGAATACGACGCAATTGCTGAGCGCATTGCACCTGTCGGTGATGTTTACCTTGCGGGTGCAGAACCTGTAAAAGCAGAACCCACTGGCCCACGTGATGGCGCAACGGTCTACGGCACTTTCTGTATTGCGTGTCATGCGTCAGGCGTTAGCGGAGCACCTAAGACAGGCGACGCAGGTGATTGGGCACCGCGTATTGCACAGGGCCGCGATGTACTCAACAACCATGCTATCAACGGTTTCAACGCGATGCCGGCGAAGGGTTCATGTATGGATTGTTCAGATGACGAAATCATCGCTGCAATTGATCATATGATTAAAGGTCTGTAA
- the rep gene encoding DNA helicase Rep, which translates to MKLNPRQDEAVKYVSGPCLVLAGAGSGKTRVITNKIAYLVQQCGYKARNIAAVTFTNKAAREMKERVGQTLGKNESKGLMVSTFHTLGLNIIKREYKSLGLKSGFSLFDDQDQLALLKELTEQQLDGDKDLLRQLLSCISNWKNDMLTPDQAKAQAKGEQQQLFAFCFEMYQKQMKAYNALDFDDLISLPVLLLKTNEEVRQRWQNRIRYLLVDEYQDTNTSQYDLVKLIVGERGRLTVVGDDDQSIYSWRGAKPQNLVLLGQDYPNLRLIKLEQNYRSTSRILRAANILIANNPHVYEKSLFSEIPDGEKLKVLLAKNEEHEAERVTGELIAHKFLNRTDYKDYAILYRGNHQSRLIEKSLMQNRVPYKLSGGTSFFSRAEIKDIMAYLRVLVNPDDDNAFLRIVNTPRREIGPVTLEKLGSYANMRGKSLFEASFEMGLEQTLSGRGLENLRRFTAWLVKIADQAERGDTVEAVRSLVRDINYEDWLYETSASPKAAEMRMKNVSDLYSWIVADLEGDNYDQEEKTIKEVVQRLTLRDMMERGEEDEDSDAVQLMTLHASKGLEFPYVYLIGSEEGILPHQTSIDEDNVEEERRLMYVGITRAQRELTFTMCKERRQFGELIKPSQSRFLDELPFDDVEWEVNKKPQTQEERMAKGQAHIANLKAMFNKS; encoded by the coding sequence ATGAAGCTGAATCCAAGACAAGACGAAGCCGTCAAATATGTATCAGGACCATGCCTTGTGCTGGCTGGCGCTGGTTCAGGTAAAACACGTGTGATTACCAATAAGATCGCCTACTTGGTTCAGCAGTGCGGTTACAAGGCGAGAAATATTGCGGCGGTTACCTTTACCAACAAAGCGGCTCGCGAGATGAAAGAGCGAGTAGGGCAAACGCTGGGTAAGAACGAGTCCAAAGGCTTAATGGTATCGACATTTCATACCTTGGGTCTCAACATCATCAAGCGAGAGTACAAATCGCTCGGGCTAAAATCGGGTTTTTCGCTGTTCGATGATCAAGACCAGCTTGCGTTGCTTAAAGAGCTGACCGAACAACAATTGGATGGCGACAAAGATCTCCTGCGCCAACTGTTAAGCTGCATCTCCAACTGGAAAAATGACATGCTTACGCCTGACCAAGCAAAAGCGCAGGCTAAAGGTGAGCAACAGCAACTGTTTGCTTTCTGCTTCGAGATGTACCAAAAGCAGATGAAAGCGTACAACGCGCTCGATTTTGATGACTTAATTTCACTGCCTGTGTTGCTGCTGAAAACCAATGAAGAAGTACGTCAGCGTTGGCAAAATCGAATTCGCTATTTGCTGGTGGATGAGTATCAAGATACCAACACCAGCCAATATGATTTGGTGAAATTGATTGTCGGCGAGCGTGGCCGCCTGACCGTGGTAGGCGATGACGATCAATCTATCTATTCATGGCGAGGTGCGAAGCCGCAAAACTTAGTGCTGTTAGGGCAAGATTACCCTAACTTACGCCTCATCAAGTTGGAACAAAACTATCGCTCAACCAGTCGTATTCTGCGCGCGGCGAATATTTTGATCGCCAATAACCCGCACGTGTATGAAAAATCACTGTTCTCAGAAATCCCCGACGGCGAAAAACTCAAAGTTCTGTTGGCGAAAAACGAAGAGCATGAAGCGGAGCGGGTAACGGGGGAACTGATTGCCCATAAGTTCCTCAATCGAACCGACTACAAAGATTACGCGATTTTGTATCGTGGCAACCATCAGTCACGTTTGATTGAAAAATCACTGATGCAAAACCGAGTGCCGTACAAGCTCTCTGGTGGAACATCCTTTTTTTCTCGAGCAGAAATCAAAGACATCATGGCGTACTTGCGTGTGCTCGTGAACCCAGATGATGACAACGCTTTCCTACGCATTGTGAACACACCACGCCGTGAGATTGGCCCAGTGACATTAGAAAAGCTCGGTAGCTACGCCAATATGCGCGGTAAGAGCTTATTCGAAGCGAGTTTCGAGATGGGGCTTGAGCAAACTTTGTCGGGGCGCGGGTTAGAGAACTTGCGCCGCTTCACGGCTTGGTTAGTGAAGATTGCTGATCAAGCAGAGCGCGGTGACACAGTCGAAGCGGTGCGTTCTTTGGTTCGAGATATCAATTACGAAGATTGGTTGTATGAAACCTCTGCGAGCCCGAAAGCGGCAGAGATGCGCATGAAGAACGTTTCTGACCTGTATTCTTGGATCGTTGCAGACCTTGAAGGGGATAACTATGACCAAGAAGAGAAAACCATTAAGGAAGTGGTTCAGCGCTTAACCTTACGTGACATGATGGAGCGTGGTGAAGAAGATGAAGACAGCGATGCGGTGCAGTTAATGACACTGCATGCGTCGAAAGGTTTGGAGTTTCCTTACGTCTACTTAATTGGCTCAGAAGAGGGCATCTTGCCGCACCAAACCAGCATAGATGAAGACAATGTTGAAGAAGAACGTCGTCTAATGTACGTGGGTATTACGCGTGCGCAGCGTGAGCTAACTTTCACCATGTGTAAAGAACGCCGCCAGTTTGGGGAGTTGATTAAGCCAAGCCAAAGTCGCTTCCTTGATGAATTACCATTTGATGATGTCGAATGGGAAGTGAATAAGAAACCACAAACTCAAGAAGAGCGAATGGCAAAAGGGCAAGCACACATTGCGAACCTAAAAGCGATGTTTAATAAAAGCTAG
- a CDS encoding multidrug efflux RND transporter permease subunit: protein MRFTDVFIKRPVLAVSISFLIALLGLQAVFKMQVREYPEMTNTVVTVSTSYYGASADLIQGFITQPLEQAVAQADNIDYMTSQSVLGKSTITVNMKLNTDPNAALSDILAKTNSVRSQLPKEAEDPTVTMSTGSTTAVLYIGFTSDELSSSQITDYLERVINPQLFTVNGVSKVDLYGGMKYALRIWLDPAKMAALGLTATDVMGVLNANNYQSATGQAIGEFVLYNGSADTQVSNVDELSNLVVSTDDGDVTRLSDIAKVSLEKSHDVYRASANGQEAVVAAINAAPSANPINIAADVLELLPQLERNLPSTIKMNVMYDSTIAINESINEVVKTIVEAALIVLVVITLFLGSFRAVIIPIVTIPLSLIGVAMVMQAMGFSWNLMTLLAMVLAIGLVVDDAIVVLENVDRHIKLGESPFRAAIIGTREIAVPVIAMTLTLGAVYAPIALMGGITGSLFKEFALTLAGSVFVSGIVALTLSPMMCSKMLKANEQPSKFEQKVHHVLDGMTNRYEGMLKAVMMHRPVMLAFAVIVFASLPVLFKFIPSELAPSEDKGVVMLMGTAPSNANLDFMQNTMNDVNQILSDQPEVAFAQVFTGVPSSNQAFGIASMVPWSEREASQSEVANRVGALVGNVPGMAVTAFQMPELPGAGSGLPIQFVITTPNAFESLFSIATDVLTEVQSSPMFVYSTLDLNYDSATMKINIDKDKAGAYGVTMQDIGITLSTMMADGYVNRIDLNGRSYEVIPQVERKWRLNPESMNNYYVRSANGKAVPLGSLITIDVVAEPRSLPHFNQLNSATVGAVPSPGTAMGDAIDWFEGIAVDKLPSGYNHDYMGEARQYVTEGSALYATFGLALAIIFLVLAIQFESLKDPIVIMVSVPLAVCGALIAMAWGAFFGTMTMNIYSQVGLITLVGLITKHGILICEVAKEEQLHNKLGRMEAVMEAAKVRLRPILMTTAAMIAGLIPLMYASGAGAAQRFSIGIVIVAGLAIGTLFTLFVLPVIYSYLAEKHKPLPVFVEDKDLEKLARIDEAKAAQRELADNH from the coding sequence ATGCGCTTTACTGATGTTTTTATTAAACGTCCAGTTTTAGCGGTATCGATCAGCTTTTTGATTGCACTGCTTGGCTTACAAGCAGTCTTCAAGATGCAGGTTCGTGAATACCCTGAAATGACGAATACCGTTGTGACGGTCTCAACCAGTTACTACGGTGCCAGTGCAGATCTTATCCAAGGTTTTATTACTCAACCTTTGGAGCAAGCGGTCGCACAGGCTGACAACATAGATTACATGACTTCACAGTCGGTACTGGGCAAATCGACCATTACCGTCAACATGAAGTTAAATACCGATCCGAACGCAGCCTTGTCAGACATTCTGGCAAAGACAAACTCTGTTCGTTCGCAACTTCCTAAGGAAGCTGAAGACCCAACAGTGACCATGTCTACTGGCTCGACAACGGCGGTACTTTACATTGGTTTCACCAGTGATGAGCTCTCTTCAAGCCAAATCACTGACTACCTAGAGCGTGTAATTAACCCTCAACTGTTCACGGTAAACGGTGTTTCTAAAGTTGACCTTTACGGCGGCATGAAATACGCCCTGCGCATCTGGTTAGATCCAGCCAAAATGGCGGCTTTGGGTCTTACCGCGACAGACGTCATGGGTGTTCTCAATGCCAATAACTACCAGTCAGCGACAGGTCAGGCAATTGGTGAGTTCGTCCTTTACAACGGCAGTGCAGACACACAAGTATCAAACGTTGATGAGCTATCAAACCTCGTCGTAAGTACCGATGACGGTGACGTTACTCGCCTGAGCGATATTGCCAAAGTATCGCTTGAGAAGAGTCACGATGTGTACCGCGCCAGTGCAAATGGCCAAGAAGCTGTTGTAGCGGCAATTAACGCCGCGCCAAGTGCGAACCCTATCAACATCGCAGCCGATGTACTTGAGTTATTGCCTCAACTTGAGCGCAACCTACCAAGTACCATCAAGATGAACGTGATGTACGACTCAACGATCGCGATCAACGAGTCTATCAACGAAGTTGTCAAAACGATTGTTGAAGCCGCACTTATCGTACTCGTGGTAATTACCCTGTTCCTCGGATCGTTCCGCGCGGTAATCATCCCTATCGTCACTATCCCACTCTCGTTGATTGGTGTTGCGATGGTAATGCAAGCGATGGGCTTCTCATGGAACTTGATGACACTACTGGCGATGGTTCTCGCTATCGGTCTGGTAGTAGACGATGCGATCGTTGTTCTTGAGAACGTAGACCGTCACATCAAATTGGGTGAATCCCCATTCCGTGCAGCGATCATTGGTACGCGTGAAATTGCGGTACCAGTTATCGCGATGACCTTAACGCTGGGTGCCGTTTATGCACCGATTGCACTAATGGGTGGTATTACAGGCTCGCTATTTAAAGAATTCGCCTTGACGCTAGCAGGTTCAGTATTTGTTTCTGGTATCGTGGCACTGACGTTATCACCAATGATGTGTTCAAAAATGCTGAAGGCCAATGAGCAGCCAAGTAAATTTGAACAAAAAGTGCATCATGTTCTTGATGGCATGACCAATCGCTATGAAGGCATGCTTAAAGCGGTCATGATGCATCGTCCGGTTATGCTCGCGTTTGCTGTTATCGTATTTGCAAGCTTGCCAGTGCTGTTTAAGTTCATTCCAAGTGAACTGGCACCATCGGAAGATAAAGGCGTGGTGATGCTGATGGGTACGGCCCCATCAAATGCCAACCTAGACTTTATGCAAAACACCATGAATGACGTAAACCAAATTCTGTCTGATCAGCCAGAGGTGGCGTTTGCACAGGTGTTTACTGGTGTGCCTAGCTCAAATCAAGCGTTTGGTATTGCCTCTATGGTGCCGTGGAGTGAACGTGAAGCGAGCCAATCTGAAGTCGCAAACCGCGTGGGAGCGTTAGTTGGTAATGTACCTGGTATGGCAGTCACCGCCTTCCAGATGCCAGAGCTACCAGGCGCAGGTTCAGGCCTACCGATTCAGTTTGTTATCACTACGCCAAATGCATTTGAGAGCCTATTCTCAATCGCAACGGATGTGTTAACAGAAGTGCAATCGAGCCCAATGTTTGTCTATTCGACGCTTGATTTAAACTACGATTCGGCAACGATGAAAATCAATATCGATAAAGACAAAGCGGGGGCGTACGGTGTCACCATGCAAGACATTGGTATCACCCTAAGTACCATGATGGCGGATGGCTACGTAAACCGTATCGACCTTAATGGCCGCTCATACGAAGTTATCCCTCAGGTCGAGCGCAAATGGCGTCTCAACCCTGAATCGATGAACAACTACTATGTACGCAGTGCCAACGGGAAAGCCGTACCATTAGGCAGCCTGATCACTATCGATGTTGTCGCTGAGCCACGCTCATTGCCTCACTTCAACCAGCTCAACTCAGCAACGGTTGGTGCGGTACCATCACCAGGCACAGCAATGGGTGACGCTATCGACTGGTTTGAAGGGATTGCCGTAGACAAGCTGCCTAGCGGCTACAACCACGACTACATGGGTGAAGCCCGTCAGTATGTAACAGAAGGTAGCGCGCTGTATGCCACATTTGGTTTGGCACTGGCGATCATCTTCTTGGTTCTGGCGATTCAATTTGAATCTTTGAAAGACCCGATCGTTATCATGGTATCGGTACCGCTTGCGGTATGCGGAGCCTTGATAGCCATGGCATGGGGAGCGTTCTTCGGCACAATGACGATGAACATCTACTCGCAGGTTGGTCTGATCACCCTAGTTGGTCTGATTACCAAGCACGGTATCTTGATCTGTGAAGTCGCGAAAGAAGAGCAGCTGCACAACAAACTAGGCAGAATGGAAGCGGTAATGGAAGCGGCGAAAGTACGTCTACGTCCTATCCTAATGACCACGGCGGCGATGATCGCTGGTCTGATTCCATTGATGTATGCAAGTGGTGCAGGTGCGGCTCAGCGCTTCAGTATCGGTATTGTTATCGTTGCTGGTCTTGCGATTGGTACGCTATTTACGCTATTCGTACTGCCAGTAATCTACAGCTACCTAGCCGAGAAACACAAACCTCTACCGGTGTTTGTTGAAGACAAAGATCTAGAGAAGCTAGCACGCATCGATGAAGCGAAAGCTGCGCAGCGTGAATTGGCAGACAACCACTAA
- a CDS encoding ABC transporter substrate-binding protein gives MKTMKSKLVVALMAAGLSFGAAAADITVAYDADPVSLDPHEQLSGGTLQMSHMVFDPLIRFNQKMEFEPRLAESWERIDGETMHFNIRQGVKFHSGNMLTADDVVWTFDRLKNSPDFKGIFGPIKSITKAGDYKVEIKTDGVYPLVENVMTYLFPMDSKFYSGKTDDGKDKAELVKHGNSFASTNVSGTGPFVITQREQGVKVTFERFDDYWDNASGGNVDKLTLVPIKEDATRVAALLSGDVDMIAPVAPNDYKRIEKADSVDLYTMPGTRVITFQMNQNSNPALKDVRVRQAIVYAINNEGITKKVMKGAATAAGQQSPVGFVGHNPDLKPRYDLKKAKQLMKEAGYEKGFTLTMMAPNNRYVNDDKIAQASAAMLSKIGIKVDLKTMPKAQYWPEFDKCAADMLMIGWHPDTEDSGNFTEFLAMTRNAETGKGQYNCGHYSNAEVDKLIEETNKMTDLEKRSAALKKVEEILYNEAAFVPLHWQDPSWAAKGNVEIGPIINGMNFPYFGDLVVK, from the coding sequence ATGAAAACCATGAAAAGCAAACTGGTAGTGGCTTTAATGGCAGCTGGCCTTAGCTTTGGTGCAGCCGCTGCAGATATTACCGTCGCTTATGATGCAGACCCAGTATCACTGGATCCACATGAGCAGCTATCTGGTGGCACACTGCAAATGTCTCACATGGTATTTGATCCACTTATTCGCTTTAACCAGAAAATGGAATTTGAACCTCGTTTGGCTGAGTCTTGGGAGCGTATTGACGGCGAAACCATGCACTTCAACATTCGCCAAGGCGTGAAGTTCCATTCCGGTAACATGCTGACGGCTGACGACGTTGTTTGGACATTCGATCGTTTGAAAAACTCACCAGACTTCAAAGGTATTTTTGGCCCAATCAAGTCAATTACCAAAGCGGGTGACTACAAAGTAGAGATCAAAACAGATGGCGTTTATCCACTGGTAGAAAACGTCATGACTTACCTATTCCCAATGGATAGCAAGTTCTACTCAGGGAAAACGGATGATGGCAAAGACAAAGCAGAGTTAGTGAAGCACGGTAACTCGTTCGCATCAACCAATGTTTCTGGTACAGGTCCATTTGTGATCACTCAGCGTGAACAGGGCGTTAAAGTGACGTTCGAGCGTTTTGATGATTACTGGGACAATGCGTCTGGCGGTAACGTTGATAAGCTGACTCTAGTACCAATCAAAGAAGACGCGACTCGTGTTGCAGCGCTACTTTCTGGTGACGTAGACATGATCGCACCGGTTGCACCAAACGACTACAAACGTATCGAGAAAGCGGACAGTGTAGATCTGTACACCATGCCTGGTACGCGTGTTATTACGTTCCAAATGAACCAAAACAGCAACCCAGCACTGAAAGATGTACGTGTTCGTCAGGCGATTGTGTATGCCATCAACAACGAAGGTATCACTAAGAAAGTCATGAAGGGCGCGGCAACGGCTGCGGGTCAACAAAGCCCAGTTGGTTTCGTTGGTCACAACCCAGACCTAAAACCTCGCTACGATCTGAAGAAAGCGAAGCAGCTAATGAAAGAAGCGGGTTACGAGAAAGGTTTCACGCTAACGATGATGGCGCCAAACAACCGTTACGTGAACGATGACAAAATCGCTCAAGCATCGGCGGCTATGCTATCTAAGATCGGTATCAAGGTTGACTTGAAGACCATGCCTAAAGCGCAATACTGGCCTGAGTTCGACAAGTGTGCGGCGGATATGCTGATGATCGGTTGGCACCCAGATACAGAAGATTCAGGTAACTTCACTGAGTTCCTAGCGATGACGCGTAATGCTGAAACGGGTAAAGGCCAATACAACTGTGGTCACTACTCAAACGCAGAAGTCGACAAGTTGATCGAAGAGACCAACAAGATGACTGACCTAGAGAAACGCAGCGCAGCACTGAAGAAAGTTGAAGAGATTCTTTACAATGAAGCGGCGTTTGTCCCTCTACATTGGCAAGATCCATCATGGGCAGCGAAAGGTAACGTTGAGATTGGTCCAATCATCAACGGTATGAACTTCCCATACTTCGGTGACCTAGTTGTTAAGTAA